The following proteins are co-located in the Streptococcus anginosus genome:
- a CDS encoding DUF4352 domain-containing protein, producing MEEQVPHEITTPDGHVYRLKQPLYKQPLFWTTIISCVMLFCITLMVAGLSIVNLAFLGHGTRTEIYQDNYKHHRLGDSVRFENGLKVTVQYIHVDSKERMEGQATGAMITAKVIIENTSSEKLPLNVYDFDLQDEMGESYVMDDDIFEVNKIKEELVAGEKVEWKLMYDGEDGSQQSYTLTYDNVKWGETKSVKF from the coding sequence ATGGAAGAACAAGTACCGCATGAAATAACGACCCCTGACGGTCATGTCTATCGCTTGAAACAGCCTTTGTATAAACAGCCTTTGTTTTGGACGACAATCATTAGCTGTGTCATGCTCTTTTGCATCACCCTCATGGTGGCTGGTTTAAGTATTGTCAACCTTGCTTTTCTAGGGCATGGCACTCGAACTGAAATTTATCAAGATAATTACAAACATCATCGCCTGGGAGATAGCGTTCGTTTTGAAAATGGTCTGAAAGTTACTGTCCAGTACATTCACGTGGATTCTAAAGAGCGAATGGAAGGTCAAGCAACAGGTGCGATGATTACGGCTAAGGTTATTATCGAAAATACCTCTAGCGAAAAGCTCCCACTCAATGTTTATGACTTTGATTTACAAGACGAAATGGGCGAATCCTATGTAATGGATGATGATATTTTTGAGGTCAACAAAATCAAAGAGGAACTCGTAGCGGGTGAAAAGGTAGAATGGAAGCTGATGTATGACGGTGAGGACGGATCGCAGCAGTCTTACACTCTCACTTATGACAATGTCAAGTGGGGAGAAACCAAAAGCGTGAAGTTTTAG
- a CDS encoding mechanosensitive ion channel family protein, producing the protein MLFANKNVFSRYFEKFNWSNLLDDVFSKLVSLVLLLALFYLAKKLVHVLVRKIISPSLKLSSQDEGRQKTLTRLIENLLNYTLYFFLIYWILAILGLPVSSLLAGAGIAGVAIGMGAQGFLSDLVNGFFILLERQLDVGDSVRLTNGSIKIAGTVVSVGIRTTQVRDADGTLHYVPNRNITVVSNLSRGNMRALIDIPLYAQTDLEKVTRIIQQVNQEYACDQVEILQEPTILGPQLADNGQFYFRVSITVQSGSQSTVYHQFYRLYHDALLKGGIDLPTIYAPA; encoded by the coding sequence ATGTTATTTGCGAACAAGAATGTATTCTCTCGCTACTTTGAAAAATTCAACTGGTCTAATTTGTTAGATGACGTCTTTAGCAAGCTCGTCTCACTCGTGCTATTGCTAGCTCTCTTTTACCTCGCTAAAAAGTTGGTACATGTACTCGTAAGAAAGATTATCTCACCCTCTTTGAAACTCTCCAGTCAAGACGAAGGGCGGCAAAAGACCCTCACTCGTTTGATTGAAAATTTACTGAATTACACCCTTTACTTTTTCTTGATCTATTGGATATTAGCGATTTTAGGCTTGCCGGTGTCTAGTTTACTGGCAGGAGCTGGGATTGCTGGGGTAGCAATCGGGATGGGCGCTCAAGGTTTCTTGTCCGATTTGGTCAATGGTTTCTTTATTTTACTGGAGCGACAGTTGGATGTCGGAGACAGCGTTCGCCTGACCAATGGCTCGATTAAAATCGCAGGAACGGTTGTGAGCGTCGGGATTCGGACGACACAAGTGCGCGATGCAGATGGCACTTTGCATTACGTTCCTAATCGCAACATTACCGTCGTCAGCAATCTCTCACGCGGCAATATGCGTGCGCTCATTGATATTCCATTATACGCTCAGACGGATTTGGAGAAGGTCACTCGGATTATCCAGCAGGTCAATCAAGAATATGCGTGCGATCAAGTAGAAATTTTGCAGGAACCGACGATTTTAGGTCCGCAACTCGCAGACAACGGACAATTTTATTTCCGTGTCAGTATCACTGTCCAAAGTGGTAGCCAAAGTACCGTTTATCATCAATTTTACAGATTGTATCATGACGCTCTATTAAAGGGAGGAATTGATTTGCCAACCATTTATGCGCCAGCGTAA
- the sstT gene encoding serine/threonine transporter SstT gives MKRIVLAWKKSSLIKRIAIGIALGAVLGLTCPKLSAIGLLGDIFVGGLKGIAPLLVFALVTNALSQHRKGQETNMKTIIILYLLGTFSAALVAVLANYLFPLHITLTASKTKITPPDGIGQVLSNLLLKVVDNPVNALITANYIGILSWAVVFGLAMREASKSSKELLQTMASVTSKVVEWIINLAPFGILGLVFKTISDKGLAVLANYGSLLAVLIAIMLFVALVVNPFIAFVLMRKNPYPLVLRCLKVSGVTAFFTRSSAANIPVNMKLCEELGLNKDTYSVSIPLGATINMAGAAITINVLTLAAVNTLGISIDFATALILSIVAAISACGASGVAGGSLLLIPVACSLFGISNDVAMQVVGVGFIIGVIQDSCETALNSSTDALFTAVAEKSVWGKRKKA, from the coding sequence ATGAAAAGAATAGTTTTGGCTTGGAAAAAATCTAGTTTGATTAAGCGTATTGCTATCGGGATTGCATTAGGGGCTGTCCTCGGCTTGACCTGTCCTAAGCTGTCAGCAATTGGCTTATTGGGAGATATATTTGTTGGTGGCTTAAAGGGCATTGCTCCACTGTTGGTTTTTGCTTTGGTGACCAATGCTCTATCACAACATCGAAAAGGGCAAGAAACCAACATGAAAACTATCATTATCTTGTATCTTTTGGGAACATTCTCAGCAGCTTTAGTCGCAGTGCTAGCTAACTACCTTTTTCCTTTACACATCACACTCACAGCGTCAAAGACCAAGATTACACCACCAGATGGGATTGGGCAAGTCCTCAGTAATTTATTGCTCAAAGTAGTGGACAATCCAGTCAATGCTCTCATCACCGCAAACTATATTGGAATATTATCTTGGGCTGTGGTATTTGGACTTGCCATGCGTGAAGCCAGCAAAAGCAGTAAAGAGCTTTTGCAAACTATGGCAAGTGTAACCTCTAAGGTCGTTGAATGGATTATCAATCTGGCTCCTTTTGGAATTCTTGGTTTGGTCTTTAAGACGATTTCTGACAAAGGGTTGGCGGTGTTGGCTAACTATGGCAGCTTATTAGCAGTTTTAATCGCTATCATGCTTTTTGTAGCTCTGGTCGTCAACCCTTTCATTGCCTTTGTTCTGATGAGAAAAAATCCCTACCCACTTGTTTTGCGGTGTTTAAAAGTCAGTGGTGTGACAGCTTTCTTCACACGTAGTTCAGCTGCTAATATTCCTGTCAACATGAAACTTTGTGAAGAACTAGGACTCAACAAAGATACTTATTCCGTTTCTATCCCTCTTGGTGCCACTATTAACATGGCTGGAGCAGCTATTACCATCAATGTGCTCACCCTTGCTGCAGTCAATACATTAGGCATTTCGATTGACTTTGCGACAGCATTAATCCTCAGTATTGTCGCCGCTATCTCTGCTTGTGGCGCTTCCGGGGTGGCAGGTGGCTCTCTTTTGCTCATTCCTGTTGCTTGTAGTCTCTTCGGTATTTCAAATGATGTTGCCATGCAAGTCGTTGGGGTAGGATTCATCATTGGAGTTATCCAAGATTCCTGTGAAACGGCGCTCAATTCCTCAACGGATGCGCTCTTTACTGCAGTTGCAGAAAAAAGTGTTTGGGGAAAAAGGAAAAAAGCGTAA